From Cytophagales bacterium, the proteins below share one genomic window:
- a CDS encoding PQQ-binding-like beta-propeller repeat protein, translating into MRSVFLLCTIISLALGSCEHPSNEYSDPNWAHYQGGPSRNQFKTFDKINTGNVHRLEQVWEYSSNGGSETNGQIQCNPLIIDGILYGTSPGLKLFALNAATGAEQWTFDPVKLIDEQFGTGVNRGLSYWTDGKQARILYTVGPNLIAVDTKDGQPLSSFGENGVVNLKKGLGRNIDRTYYVNNTPGTIYRNLLIVGGRTSEGADHAPGHIRAFDVLTGKISWIFHTIPPPGSFGAETWPDSAYWKSGGANAWSGFSIDQEAGIVYAPTGSASFDFYGGDRHGQNLFANSIVALNANTGERIWHYQVRHHDLWDRDLPAPPNLIMLKKEGQQIKALAQITKSGDLFVLNRLTGKPIYPINEVPAEPSTLSGESAWPTQPVPTVYPHFSRTTFSEADIPIRSEQAKAEALSAWDSIRWGEFIPPALKTKVLFPGMDGGGEWGGAAFDPEDGWLFVNSNEMTWKFQFNKHKPLSLGQSIYRTNCQACHAANFSGNQLYGNIPDLRGVSKRMTKPEITTLLNQGRGIMPQFSKLTQLETQEVIKYVFGEATIVKDAGSWPYPYAFNGYEKFLTSDGLPIIRPPWGQLTAIDMNEAKIKWQVPLGNIDSLDIPGHPVTGTENYGGPVVTRGGLVFIAATSDEKMRAFDKTTGELLWEVKLPAAGYATPSTYQVNGKQYLVIACGGGKLGTASGDKYVAFAIN; encoded by the coding sequence ATGCGATCTGTTTTTCTATTATGTACTATTATTTCCCTTGCATTAGGATCATGTGAACATCCATCTAACGAATACTCCGATCCAAACTGGGCACACTATCAAGGAGGGCCGTCCAGAAATCAATTCAAAACATTCGATAAAATCAATACAGGAAACGTTCATCGTCTGGAGCAGGTCTGGGAATACAGTTCCAATGGAGGTAGTGAAACCAACGGTCAAATACAATGTAATCCCCTGATCATTGACGGTATTTTATATGGAACCTCACCTGGCCTCAAACTATTTGCTCTAAATGCGGCAACAGGCGCAGAGCAATGGACATTCGATCCTGTTAAGTTGATAGATGAGCAATTCGGAACAGGTGTTAACCGAGGGTTGAGTTATTGGACAGACGGAAAACAAGCTCGTATCTTGTATACCGTGGGGCCCAACCTGATTGCTGTTGATACCAAGGATGGTCAACCTCTTTCATCCTTCGGGGAAAATGGCGTCGTGAACCTCAAAAAAGGGCTTGGGAGAAACATCGATCGAACCTATTATGTCAATAACACACCAGGAACCATTTATCGTAATCTACTCATCGTAGGCGGCAGAACTTCAGAAGGTGCTGATCATGCCCCTGGCCACATCCGTGCATTTGATGTACTTACCGGAAAGATCTCCTGGATCTTTCATACCATCCCTCCTCCTGGATCATTTGGTGCAGAGACCTGGCCGGATAGTGCCTATTGGAAGAGCGGAGGAGCCAATGCCTGGTCCGGATTTAGCATTGATCAGGAAGCTGGGATCGTCTATGCGCCAACTGGCTCTGCTTCATTTGATTTCTACGGTGGCGATCGACACGGCCAAAACCTGTTTGCCAATTCAATTGTAGCCCTCAATGCCAACACGGGCGAAAGAATCTGGCACTATCAAGTCAGACATCATGACTTATGGGATCGAGATCTTCCTGCACCGCCTAACCTGATCATGCTGAAAAAAGAAGGACAACAGATCAAGGCATTGGCCCAAATCACGAAATCAGGAGATTTATTTGTCTTGAATCGATTGACAGGTAAACCGATTTACCCCATCAATGAAGTACCTGCAGAACCGTCCACACTTTCCGGCGAATCCGCGTGGCCAACCCAACCTGTCCCAACCGTTTACCCTCACTTTTCGAGAACTACCTTCTCTGAAGCTGACATACCCATTCGTAGTGAACAGGCAAAAGCAGAGGCCTTGTCCGCATGGGACTCTATCCGCTGGGGTGAGTTTATCCCACCCGCATTAAAAACCAAAGTCTTGTTTCCAGGCATGGATGGCGGTGGCGAATGGGGTGGCGCGGCTTTCGATCCTGAGGATGGATGGCTCTTTGTTAACTCGAATGAAATGACCTGGAAATTTCAGTTCAACAAACATAAACCGCTCTCGCTAGGACAAAGCATCTATCGAACTAATTGTCAAGCGTGCCATGCTGCCAATTTCAGTGGCAATCAATTGTATGGCAACATTCCGGACCTGCGAGGGGTGAGTAAACGGATGACAAAACCTGAAATAACCACTCTCCTAAATCAAGGAAGAGGTATCATGCCACAATTCTCGAAATTGACGCAATTAGAAACTCAGGAAGTCATCAAATACGTTTTTGGCGAAGCGACTATCGTAAAGGATGCCGGAAGTTGGCCCTATCCCTATGCTTTCAATGGCTATGAGAAATTCCTTACATCTGATGGTCTTCCTATTATTCGCCCACCCTGGGGTCAACTCACCGCAATAGACATGAATGAGGCCAAGATCAAGTGGCAGGTACCCTTAGGAAATATTGACTCGCTAGATATCCCTGGACACCCAGTGACAGGAACAGAAAACTATGGAGGACCTGTAGTGACCCGTGGAGGTCTTGTCTTTATCGCCGCTACCTCTGATGAAAAAATGAGGGCTTTCGACAAAACTACCGGAGAGCTTCTTTGGGAAGTAAAACTTCCTGCGGCAGGTTATGCCACTCCTTCTACCTATCAAGTGAATGGGAAACAATATCTGGTGATTGCTTGTGGGGGTGGCAAATTAGGGACTGCAAGTGGAGATAAGTATGTAGCTTTCGCCATTAATTAA
- a CDS encoding HAD family phosphatase: MKHNFKMADQMKAVIFDMDGTMVDNMMVHHRAWQRKLAQLGLEMDLEQVRQEIHGVNKQILQRLFGDRFTDEDRERIAWEKEEEYRKIFKDELKLIDGLDGFLEVLKSEGLPMGIGSAAPVENVDFVLDELNIRSLFKVVKHAGDVVKGKPDPEIYHKVAAGLGVDPKDCVVFEDTPTGAKSGSAAGCKVVVILNTHEKAEFDGITGIQRFIKDYHFTSLKGAIG; encoded by the coding sequence ATGAAACACAATTTTAAGATGGCTGATCAGATGAAAGCGGTGATTTTCGACATGGATGGTACCATGGTGGACAACATGATGGTCCATCACCGGGCCTGGCAAAGAAAACTCGCTCAATTAGGGCTGGAAATGGACCTGGAACAAGTGCGTCAGGAGATCCATGGTGTGAACAAGCAGATCCTTCAAAGACTGTTTGGCGATCGTTTTACCGATGAAGATCGGGAACGGATTGCATGGGAAAAGGAAGAAGAATACCGTAAAATCTTTAAAGATGAATTGAAACTGATCGACGGACTGGATGGCTTTCTGGAAGTACTGAAATCGGAGGGATTACCTATGGGTATTGGCTCGGCAGCTCCAGTTGAGAATGTGGACTTTGTCCTGGATGAATTGAACATCAGAAGCTTGTTCAAGGTGGTCAAGCATGCAGGCGATGTGGTGAAAGGAAAACCTGATCCGGAGATCTATCATAAAGTAGCTGCTGGTCTTGGTGTTGACCCGAAAGACTGTGTGGTTTTTGAAGATACACCTACCGGAGCAAAGTCAGGAAGTGCGGCAGGATGTAAAGTGGTCGTGATCCTGAATACCCATGAAAAGGCTGAATTTGATGGGATCACTGGGATACAGCGATTCATTAAAGACTATCATTTTACAAGTCTGAAAGGAGCAATAGGGTAG
- a CDS encoding MFS transporter: MNRNRLFIASCFALLTTAFAFGIRAGIMNDLVSDMSLSDSQLGWINFMGIFGFPIATLIGGPLYNSLGPKRIGDIAFICHIVGITFSILSGSFITLFFSTFFISFGNGMVEAAYNPMISDMYEDRKAVMLNRFHVWFPGGIAIGSVLVLLVNMTGGGWQLKLGIMYIPALIYFFMFRGQVFPETSKESSNSTAENFKAILSSPIYWLMLVCMALTATTELGTQSWVERILDSSGAQPLLVLALVTVLMALGRLFAGPLIHRLNITGVLLSSAVISAIAIFLMSSAEGSIVYLYAILFAIGVCYFWPTMISFVAEYLPKTGALGMSLIGGVGMLGLSIFQPIIGGWIDGHRAAKSAEGLSGDALELAAGQATLANIAILPVILIAFFVVVFIWQRKQQAGHA, from the coding sequence ATGAATCGTAATCGATTATTTATTGCCAGTTGTTTTGCATTGCTGACTACAGCCTTTGCATTTGGCATCCGGGCCGGTATCATGAATGACCTGGTCAGTGACATGAGCCTCAGTGATTCACAATTGGGCTGGATCAACTTCATGGGGATCTTTGGATTTCCCATTGCTACCCTGATCGGTGGTCCACTCTACAACTCACTCGGACCAAAACGAATTGGTGATATTGCATTTATCTGTCACATTGTCGGGATCACCTTTTCGATTCTATCGGGGAGTTTCATCACCCTGTTTTTCTCTACGTTTTTCATCAGTTTCGGAAATGGAATGGTGGAAGCTGCCTACAATCCGATGATCTCGGATATGTACGAGGATAGAAAAGCGGTCATGCTCAATCGGTTTCACGTATGGTTTCCCGGCGGGATTGCTATAGGATCAGTTTTAGTCCTGTTGGTGAACATGACTGGCGGAGGCTGGCAATTGAAATTAGGAATCATGTACATTCCTGCACTGATCTACTTCTTCATGTTCAGAGGCCAGGTTTTTCCTGAGACTTCTAAAGAGTCGTCAAACAGCACTGCGGAAAACTTTAAAGCCATTCTTAGCTCACCGATCTATTGGTTGATGCTGGTTTGTATGGCGTTGACTGCCACCACTGAGCTGGGAACACAATCCTGGGTAGAAAGAATATTAGATAGTTCTGGTGCACAACCCTTGTTGGTGTTAGCACTGGTTACTGTATTGATGGCTTTAGGCCGATTATTCGCCGGTCCGTTGATCCACCGACTGAACATCACAGGGGTATTGTTATCTTCTGCTGTGATTTCTGCCATTGCTATTTTTCTGATGAGTTCGGCCGAAGGAAGTATTGTCTATCTATATGCCATTCTGTTTGCGATCGGCGTATGTTATTTCTGGCCAACCATGATCAGCTTTGTCGCGGAGTATCTACCTAAAACGGGAGCCTTGGGTATGTCTTTAATCGGCGGTGTAGGCATGCTGGGTTTGTCGATTTTTCAGCCGATCATTGGTGGCTGGATCGATGGTCATCGTGCAGCGAAAAGTGCTGAAGGTTTATCAGGTGATGCATTGGAATTGGCAGCCGGTCAGGCGACGCTTGCGAACATTGCAATCTTACCGGTGATTCTAATTGCCTTTTTCGTTGTGGTGTTCATTTGGCAACGAAAGCAGCAGGCAGGTCACGCTTGA